Part of the Anomaloglossus baeobatrachus isolate aAnoBae1 chromosome 1, aAnoBae1.hap1, whole genome shotgun sequence genome, attgtttaatgggcggccggctttttcaaaacagtaaaagccgcctcagcagtgagaaagccgtgcagcgccggggatcggggattggtgagtatatgagagagggctgctaacttcagttactcaggagattagcggtcaccggtgagtcttcactggtgaccgctaatcaggacgcgacacagacagagccgcagcatcacaatgaagtcgggtgaagttcacccgagttcattctgacagtgcggctctgtctgtctgctgtcatctgccattcagctctgctacatggctgtctgtgtctgctgttagcggccgtgtagcagagctgaatggcagatgacatagtaaaaacgcatcccacattacacacgcattacacacgcttggcaagtcaataaataaaaaaaaaaaaaaaaaggtgcccaatgcatacgtcacagaacacatgatctaaaggatcgcacacaaaattgaccaatttaacatagactactaacgctcgtgtgacagcaaatgaacgaccaacgtgaaatctcatagatcccgtatgcaacctgggcgtgtcacatcgcaaatgcgattgtacaactaattgcaacgtgtaaagtgggctttagtccatctagttcaacctgtagcctaacatgttgatccagaggaaggcaaaaaaaaccccaatgtggcaaacaagttccaatggggaaacaatttctttcctgactccacatccggcaatcagactagttccctggatcaacaccctgtcataaaatctaatatacataactggtaatattaaatttttcaagaaaggcatccaggctctgcttaaatgttagtagtgaatcactcattacaacatcatacggcagagagttccatagtctcactgctcgtacagtaaagaatcctcgtctgtgattatgattaatccttctttcctcaagacgtagcggatgcccccgtgttccagtcgcaggcctaggtgtaaaaagatctttggaaaggtctctgtactgtcccctcatatatttatacattgtgattagatcccccctaagccttcgtttttccaaactaaataaccccaagtttaataacctgtcttggtattgcagcccacccattcctctaataatcttggtggctcttctctgcaccctctccagttcagctatgtccttcttatatatcggtgaccagaattgtacacagtattctaagtgcggtcacactagtgacttgtacagaggtagaactatatttttttcatgaacacttatacctcttttaatacatcccattattttatttgccctggcagcagctgcctgacactgtccactaaagtgaagtttaccatccacccatacacccaagtctttttctgtgtctgttttacccagtgttctacaagtaagtacataattataaattttatttcctctacccaagtgcatgaccttacatttatctacattaaacttcaattgccacttctcagcccaatcctccaatttacataaatctccctgtaatataaaattatcctcctctgtattgattaccctgcagagtttagtatcatctactTCACATCacttcaagaaggggaacaggatgagggacattacttaaagatgttggccaaaattgctatattgtgctaattgtaaaactatattaatTACAAGAAAGgactaaaatgtaaacaaaaaaaaaataaagtatgagattctttttaccatcaaaaatgtttatatatatatatatatatatatatatatacacagtgtgtaaTATATTGAAACAAAAAGTGCATGTTTCTTatgataaacaagcaaaaaatgctcATCCAAAGGTGAAGAGAAAAAAaacatatggtaccaataaaaatgtcactttgctcTGCAatcaatgcggccccccaaattattatttttctatgtgcggcctataacccagccgagtttgagacccctgatttagtGGGTATGGGTGGAAGAAACGGGAAAATAAGTGGTGAAAAAGCAGGTTTCTTTGATAACATATATTTCAAAGGTTCTTAGATTgacctgtactattgatttatgcaaacttTTGTTGAAATGACCTATGCTCACGTAACTATGCCCAGAATTTTAGACATATACTTTAATAAGCGAATAGTATGTTTAGCAGAACTGTCAGTGGGAAGTGCAGGcatagggtggcacggtggctcagtggttagcactgtagtcttgcagtgctggggtcctgggttcaaatcccaccaaggacaacatctgcaaggagtttgtatgttctccccgtgtttgcgtggggttctccggtttcctcccacactccaaaaacatacagatagggactttagattgtgagccccaatggcacagtgttcttgatgtatgtaaagtgctgcggaatatgttagcgctatataaaaagaaagatttgatttttttttttgattgctACATTTTTCTTGAGAGCTATGTTTTTCTATTTACATTTGGCCTCCTTCACAGATCCGTGTCTCCGATAcgggttttcacacgtaccggagccacgggcacacatagacccattaaaatcaataggtctgcgtaaacgtgcgtgttttcacattgaccgtgtgtccgtgtggagcatatgtgtgttcCACATGTAGACATTTCAAAAGGATAAGGCATTCTACCGAATTTCTAGTTACcatggtgctcaggtaggtttccagaccatatacaatagtaatatatacaaggcactcctgaatttagtaaattgatgattttttattttttcatactcagtataatcaagtcaagacgttgcggcccaaacatggccttcatcagtaactagcacctgagatgaaggcagtatttggaatgctagcagatatgGGACTAggatctgcagcctgttatttctgccatgggcagttttagtaatgctattaagagtctctgtggtttgcagcctgtgattagcagtatccactgctgtgtggagggCTGCAGATACCAGTCACATATttgctagcattccaaatactgccttcatctcaggtgctagttactgatgaaggccatgtttgggccgcaacgtcttgacttgactatactgagtatgaaaaaataataaatcatCAATTTACtaaattcaggagtgccttgtatatattaccacatgtagacatgtccgtttttctccggcagcacggatgtcacacggaagatctttgtgacacgtactggagaaaatcaCGTATCATCGAACGACAACACATCGTACGACAACACATCGCGGCAGCTATATAtctattttgtaaaaaataatcacCAGTGAATATGAGTAGAGAAGAGTCTTCAGCCATATAGCACTAGTGACATTTCAATTACCTAGAACGGATACTTACTTTACTTCACCCTGGCCCATTTTCCGATTTTCGTTCTTTTTTGCTCCCCTTATTCCGAGAACCGTaactttatttttttgtcaatattgatatatgagggcttgttttttgcaggacgtgttgtactttttaactaagccataagttttaccatttgCACTGGaagatggcaaaaaaattccaagtgtggacaaATTGGAAAACAAGTGcaatgcatgattgtttttgggatattttattcacagtgttcactatactgTATGGAATatctgatgtgtcagtatgataccTCAGATTGGtaggagttcatagacaccaaacatatataggttcccttttatctaaggggttaaaaaaaatcagaagtttgtccaaaaaaagtgccacactttttgtggcattttccacaacccatagcgttctcatttacgagatctatggctcagtgatggcttattttttgagtctcagGTGACATTTTtaacgataccatttttgcgcagatgctatgttttaatctcctgttattgcattttgtgcaaaatttgcagcaaccaaaaaccgtaattttgccatttggaattttttttgccgctatgcttcactgatcagattaattgattttatattttgatacatcgggcatttctgaatgcggcgataccaaatgtgtgtacatttggtggctgatttgaacttttaggttttctttatttttttttaaattttttaaaactactttttttccacttttttattTTAGTCCCCCTAGCGGACTATAagggtcagcagtctgattgcttgttcatttctcctgTTCATAGCTGCGTagctcagaacaggagaaatgctcatcttctgtaACAGTGGCTGCTCTGCCgagtgttacaggaagtgagtcgtgctaactacaggagtcatcacatgaccctgtgctaccatggcaaccatcggctcagaGATCACGTCACGGCGCCGCCGATGGAGCCAGAGGAGTGAACATTTACCATGACATggcatttaaattgcactgtcacattttgacagtgcaatgtaaggggttaacaggcgccagTGGATCGCGGATGCGacatgcgaggcacacatgtcagctgctcaaattagctgacatgtgcagggatcaccaccggctgcccgcagcagccgcaggtgattacaTTTATTTGGCTTGGGACATAGTAGTACAACCTGTGGTCGTTAATCCTTCGGCAAAACAATAGTTTTGGTTGGTCGTATGTGAAACAGAAGAAAAACAGTATAATTTAGAACTTTTCTTATGATATAAAAACTAATACATAATGGAGTTCAGATGGGCCCCACAATAATTTTAATGgggttcctcttcttctgtgtgcaTCAGTTTTGCAACAgattcattttttacattattCTGTTCATATTAAGTAAATATTAATAcacaagtgtgaatgtagccttacacaTTGAGCACAGCTGAAATACCAAGTACAGTGTGCAGTTAAATCTATTTGCAGTAGTAGAACAGTAATAGTATTTAGGGGTAATTGTGATATATTGGAAGTGTTTGTGGACTTTGGTCAATTATCTTCATGTCTTCTTTGGAAACTTTTGGTTTTCATTCTCCCCTATTACTGGGAGGTAAAGCAGAAGTTGTGTGCACTGTAAATGTTATTCATGTTGCAGATATCAACAATCTGTTCACATCCACTGAAACGTTCTGTAATAAAATATAAGGTGGTGGTGGAATGACCTAGAAGCGCTGCTTCTTATGTGTCACCTGAGTGGGTGATGAACTGTTCATCTGCTGCATGAATGGTAAGCTGGCCATTAACTCCCACAAGCAGATCATGGCACTAATGCCAGATGCTGCACACATACACAAGCTGAAGATATTCTTCACAGTTGAATTTACGTCTGTACATATAACAGATTTTTCACAAAATGTAGACTGGCAATGAATTGTCCTCCTATGTACAAACCCTTCTGTTATTTTATAGTATGTTAGGATGAAGAGGAGCTCGACAAGAATCCTACTTATCAGTCCAATAACATGAAGGTTAAACTGTACTTTCTTTCTTCTAAGTTGGGTTTGTATCCAGCCTTCCCGTGTCTGAAAGGTAGAACGAGCAAAGCAGGCCACGCATAGTGAGTGTGTAAGCAGAGCCACCATTTGTAATGAGAAAAGGTTGAAGGAGGAGATAGGAGAGAACTCATCCAAGCAGCTCGGCAGACATAGTATCCTTGTGGAGTTGCAAAGAAAATCTTTTTCTTCATCCAGCCATACGGTTTTACATCCAAGAAGCAAAATTCCAAAGCGAATAAATAAAAGTACTGATAAAATTGCCCGACTTATTTTTGATGCGATTGAAGACACTCCACTCAAGAGGCAAGTAGTGGTTTCTACCTCCTGAAACACCTCAGGTGACATGGCCATAGTGACGAGTCTGTATAAGATAAAGTAGAAAGATGTGTCAATAAACTTACCAAGAAAAGGGAACCAACAGCACCACTATTATGGCATTAATTCAGTCAATCCACTCGTCAGCCATTATGTTGCTGCATCACAAGTTTTCTCACAACTGAATGATATGGCATATTCGTGTAACGTCTCATATTGTACAAAACAGTGGAGGTCCTAGATGATAGAGGCCTCTTTTTAGGAACTTATAGACAAATTTTTGGCTCCTCACAGTTTCATATGTTACAGTATGTATTGGACAAACCATCTATGTGATGGTGACACCCAATTCTAGACATTTTCTCCTGACATCACCACCTTAAAGAGAAGgtgccataaaaaaaaaatatttttttaataactgaaaaaatataaattattaatgttttaatgtcttCTTTAAATATTAGCATTTGTTTTTAATGGAGTAATATATGAAAAGTTTGTTatgttccacttttaaacactagggggagctgctgCTGAAAACAAAGTGTAAAACTAGCCTGGATTAcacctgcagtaaaagtgggctgaatctgctctcctgtgtgtgatgtcacgttTCCCCCTtcccttctgggtgtttccaaaaggataagggaggatgaaatttaggatcacagggcggagccattttgtttgtgaccgcaaagtgatcctaatatgtctaaagtgtcaccaaggacagctggcatagcgctcctctgtatactgtgccccactgtataccatgCCCCATGATATACAGTGCTCCGCAATACTATGCCCATGATATACAGCGCTCCGCTATACCGTGCCCCATGATACACAGTGCTCTGCGATACTGTGCCCCATGATACACAGTGCTCCGTAATACCGTGCCCCATGATATACCATGCTCCGCAACACTATGCCCCATGATATACCGTGCTCTGCAATAACATGCCCCATGATATAGAGTgctcgacaataccgtgccccatggTATACAGTGTTCTGCAATACCGTGCCCCATGATATACAGTATCTCTATCATCTTGTCCTCCATTGGAAACTGAATGTCTCCTAAACAGaacttcttgtgtttcctccctctgctAACCTACCCATACTCGATATTGCAGTTGCCTTCGGTCATTCAACCATAACTCCCAAGTAGCACACTTGCTGTCTTGGGCTCATATTTTACATAGAACTTTcctttaatatatacagtatatccaatcATTCACTAGCTCAAGTCACCTGCATCTTCACATTTTTCTTAACAGTTTTTCTCACATTTCAAACTCCaaaaactcttaggctatgttcacacaaggctTTTTTGCCACTTTATTATGCATGTTGTTTTTCA contains:
- the LOC142294696 gene encoding gap junction beta-1 protein-like is translated as MAMSPEVFQEVETTTCLLSGVSSIASKISRAILSVLLFIRFGILLLGCKTVWLDEEKDFLCNSTRILCLPSCLDEFSPISSFNLFSLQMVALLTHSLCVACFARSTFQTREGWIQTQLRRKKVQFNLHVIGLISRILVELLFILTYYKITEGFVHRRTIHCQSTFCEKSVICTDVNSTVKNIFSLCMCAASGISAMICLWELMASLPFMQQMNSSSPTQVTHKKQRF